In the genome of Deltaproteobacteria bacterium, the window CCGACAGCTTTTCTTCAAAATTCAATTGGAACACCTCCATTCTTTCATCCTCGATGACCTGTTTGACCGTGGGTGCGGGCTGGGACATCTGGATGAGCCCGATAAGCAATACCTGAAAATAGAGCAGCAACCGTGCCCCGTCATTCTTTCGGAGAAAAGGAAGGCACTGTTCGATCAAACGACCGGTGGTAACTATTTCATTCAGCAAACAGCGCTTGAAATCCAGCGCGGTCTGATAGTCTATGTTCCGCTCCAGAATTACGTGAAGAATAGGCGTCAGCCGGATTAGCGCCGGATTGTCCTTTAAGGAATCCATAATGGTGTCCACAAATTCTTGAATGTTAATCCCCTGTTTTTGCCGGGATAATCTCTGTAATCGCTCATTGATGGCTCTAAACCAGGATTGATATCCTTTGATCTGCAATTGCAGAAACAGTTCTTCTTTCGTCTTGAAATATAAAAAAATCGTCCCCTTGGCCAGACCGGCCTTACGGGCAATGCTGGCGATGCTGATGTCGTGATAATCATCTCTTACTAAAAGTTCACCGGCAGCGTTCAGAATGGTTTCCCGTCTTTCCTGCTTTTCATCATGACTGGTCGCTCGCTGCTTAATGGCCCTGACCCTCTTTCCTTAGACTTTCGCATTAGATTAAATGACCGTGGGTCATTTGTCAATGGTTTTTTGGGGTCTCGGTGGGACCTCTCCTTTATTTTCCTTTGGACCTTGTGCCTTTCCCTCCTTGCACCCTGAACCCTGCGACCGCCCTTTTTTTCTTGACTTACCATTTTTCCAATTATATACCTACCGTTACACTCTAAATTTTCGGCTTTCCGTTATGAGTTTTAAAGGTTAACTTTCTATTTTTCGCCGAACGACGAACACCGAACGATTGAAGGTTTTATCCAAATTCCTTAGGATAAGGAGGCAATATGATTTCTCTCAAGGTGAATGGTAAAAAGTACAAGGTGGACGTCCCCAAGGACACGACCCTGCTCTGGGTCCTTCGAGACCATCTTAATCTCATGGGGACCAAATACGGTTGCGGGATCGGAGAGTGCGGGACCTGCACGGTTCATGTGAACGGCAAGGCGGAGAGGTCCTGCTCGATCTTAGTGGGGGATGTCCAGGGCAAGGCCATAACGACCATCGAAGGCCTTCCCCAAAACCATCCGGTTAAGCAAGCCTGGATCCAGGAACAGGTCGTCCAGTGCGGGTATTGCCAGCCGGGAATTATCATGCAGGTAGCCGCTCTCCTGGATTCGGAAAAAACCCCCACCCCTGAAAAAATCATCACCCGGATGGATGATGTGATCTGCCGCTGCGGGTCCTATCCGCGTATCAAGAAGGGAATCAAAACCGCCGTTGAGATCAAAAGAAAGGAGGGCCGGAAATCATGAAACCATCCCTAACCCGTCGTCAATTCTTGAAGGGCTCTTTAACGGTCACCGGATTGACCATCGCGGTTTCTGTCGGCCCTTGGGGGACCCGATTGCTCAATGCTTCCCAATCCAAGGAAGCGCTGAAGGGGTTCAAACCTAACGTCTGGTATGAGATCACCCCTGACAATCTCGTTACGACTTTTATCGGTAACTCCGAAATGGGCCAGGGGACCCACACCGGCCTTTCCATGATCCTGGCTGATGAGCTGGAGGCCGATTGGAAACAGGTTCGGGTCAAGCAGGGTCCGGCGGCTAAAGCATATTTCAGCCCCTTCATGCATCTGCAGATCACTGTGGGAAGCGCCAGTGTGAGGGGATTCTATGAGCCTTTGCGCCAGGCCGGTGCGGCCGGACGGGCCATGATGCTGATGGCTGCTGCCTCAAAATGGAAGGTCCCGGAGAAGGAGTGTCAGGCCATCCAGGGAATGGTCAAGCACAAGAAGAGCGGCCGAAGCCTCACCTATGGACAACTCTGTCTGGAAGCGGCCAAGCTGCAGGTCCCCAAAGATCCACCGCTCAAGAAGGAGACCGAGTTCCGTTATATCGGGCAGCCTGTGCCCCGGGTAGATATCCCTTCAAAGGTGAGCGGTAAGGCCGTCTTCGGCCTGGATGTGAATATGCCGGACCTGCACCTGGCCGTGCTGGCCCGTCCGCCGGCCTACGGGGCCAAGCCCCTTTCTTTTGACGAAAAAGCGGCCGAACAGGTCAAGGGAGTGGTCAAGGTCATTCCGACCCCCCACGGAATAGCCGTTTGCGCCAAGTCCCTCGATGCCGCCTGGAAGGGTCGGGATGCCCTGAAGGTCAAGTGGGACCAGGGGACCCATCCCCGACTGGATAATGATTTTATTGAAAAGACCCTTATGGAGGAACTTAATAAACCCGGGGCCAAGGTCGTTGAAAAGGGGGATCTCAAGAAGGCCTTGGAGGGGGCCGGGAAAAAGGTTCAGTCCACCTACTTTGTGCCCTATGTGGCCCATACCACTATGGAACCCATGAACTGCACCGCCCATGTGCGTCCGGATCAGTGCGATGTCTGGGTTCCTACCCAGAGCCAGACCGTGGCCCAGATCGTGGCTTCCCAGATCTCGGGATTGCCGCCGGAAAAGGTCAACATCCATACGACCCATATGGGCTGCGGGCTGGGAAGACGGGCCGCACCGGATTTCGTGGTCGAGGCGGTTATTGCTTCCAAGGTGATCGGGAAACCGGTCAAGGTAATGTGGACCAGGGAAGAGGACATCAAGTATGATCCCTTCCGGGCTGCTACATCTCAAAGGATCGAGGCCGGCCTGGACAACCAGGGCCAATTGATCGGCTGGTCCCACAAGGCCGTATGCTCTTCCCTTATGAAGGATATCGATCCCAAAGCGGTACAAAATGGGATTGACTTCATGAGCCTCTGGGGTCTGGTTGATTTCCCTGGCTCCCCGGATGGAAATAGAATCTTTTATGAGATCCCCAATTTCTATCTTGAATTCCTGATCTCGGAGCTGCCCGTCCCGGTCGCCCCCTGGCGCTCGGTTCAAAACGGCCCGAATGCCTTTGTGGTGGAATGCTTTATGGACGAGATGGCCCAGGCTGCCGGGAAAGATCCCCTGACCTTTCGTCTGGACCATTTAAAAGGAGACCAGCGTGCACAAAATGTCCTTAAGGTGGCGGCTGAAAAGGCCGGCTGGGGTAAGCCGTTAGCCAAGGGTCAGGGCCGGGGCATTGCCCAGCACCACTGCTTTGGGACCTATGTGGCCCAGGTGGCCGAGGTGGCGGTTAATGAAAAAACCGGGGCCTTAAAGGTCAATCGGGTGGTGGCCGCCGTGGACTGCGGCCTGGCAGTGAACCCGGATATTATCAAGGCCCAAATCGAAGGGGCGATTATTATAGGCCTTAGCACCGTGTTCAAGGAAGAGGTGCAGTTTGCCAACGGCGGGGTAAAATCCGCCAATTTCGACGACTATAGTGTCATCCGGATGAGCCAGGTCCCGGAGATCGAGGTCCATATCATCAAAAGCAAAGAAAAAGTCGGCGGGATCGGCGAACCGGGGGTGCCTCCCATTGCCCCGGCCGTGGTTAATGCCGTCTTTAACGCCACAGGGGCCCGCATCCGGCAAATCCCCCTGACCCCTGATCGTATCCTGGCAGCCATCAGGAAAAAATAAACGCCTCCCTCCGGGATCAATTCTTGGGCCTCCAGGGTCCAAAGAATTGATCCCGGCAAAATCCATCCATATAGTAATAAGTTTATGAACAGGACCCAGCCCATGGGTATTGGTTCACTGAAGTAATCCTTTTCTAAGGGCAATGGCAACCATCTGCGGTCGATTTACCGCCTCAAGTTTTTCCATGATATTATAAATATAGGAGTTGACCGTCCTCGGACTGATGCCCAGTATCAGAGAGATCTCCAAAGTACTTTTCCCCAATTCGACCCACTGCAATACTTCTTTTTCTCTGACGGATATACTGATATTCGGGGGATCCTTTATTTGGGATTGCCATGGTATTTCGGAAAGTTCTTTCAGGTGCGATGGTTCATCCCCCATAAAAATCTCTTTTCCGTGAAGAATGGGCTCCTTCATATCACTAATCTCCTTTTTTGGTTCGAAAATAGCATCCGTCTTCCAAGGAGCCTATTTTCATGTTTCGTGGTGCCATGCCCCAAAAGGCGGGGCATGGCGGTTTAATATCAATGAATTGGCGGTGTGGGCCCGATGAGTAAATTAAAATTCTTTTTGAATGCAAATCCAATACCACTTCAGGATAATATTTTGAAAAGAATGGAAAGCCGGACGCCAAAAAGGGTTAATTAATATTTTAATATTAATATCGAATAGTTATAAGGGTATAGTCTAATTGAAGGGGATTTTCAGGTAAAGGTGAGTATTATTAAATTTTCCATTATTGGATTAGATATGAAGATAGGTTCCCATCAATATGGGAATTAAGTCTAAAAAATTTTAAATCATGCACAATTTTTTGTGCAAATTTCAATTAATTTTGAGTTTCTTATCCTCTCATTTTTAAGACATCGAGGGGTTACAGTTCAGTCCCTGACAAAATAGCCATATTCTTTGGCATTGACATTGGTCCGCTTTTCATTTCCTATGGTTGAACTGGGTGTCGGGCCGTAATCATGGCCGGGCCAGACGATGGTATCGTCCGGGAGCTTCATCAGCCGGCGGATAGATGCCCCCAGGGTGGGGCGGTGTCCCCCTGGCAGATCGGTGCGGCCGCTGTCGCCCACAAAAAGAGTGTCGCCGGTAAAAAGCTGGCCTTCGGCATAGAGACAGAGACCGCCCGGTGTGTGGCCCGGGGTATGGAAAATCTGAAAGGTGATTTCCCCCACCTTAAAGGTTTTTTCGTCTTTCAACCGGATGTCTGCTTTGGGACTACCGGAAACAAGATCATCTTCCAGGGCATGCCGGACAATTTTTGCACCGGTCCGTTTTTTTAAGGCCTCGTTGCCGGTGGTGTGATCAAAGTGGTGATGGGTATTGAATATATATTTTATGTGCAGGTCTTCCTTCTGGGCCAGGGCAATGATATGATTTACGTCCCCGCCCGGATCAATAACCATGGCCTCCCCGGTTTTGGGACAGCCGATCAGGTAACTGAAAACATCATAAGAACCAACGGGTATTTGCCTGACGATCATGATTCCCTCCCTTTTTCATTAATATTTACGTTGAGGGTTCCGTCCCCTCTTCCGGTACCATGCCAATTCACGGTTGGCCATTATGAATTTAACGAGGATTTAGATAATTCCTCGGCATTTCTCATTTTCCCCCGGCTCAGGGAAGCGAAAATGCCCACAAAACAAAAGACCGTGAAAATCATAAAAGCCCATTTCATTCCTTTAAGAAAGGCCTGGTAATTGTCCGGTGAAATAGGAACAGGTCCGATGAGTACCGATAAAACCGAGGTAACAATGGCCATACTGATGATCATCCCCAACTGACGCATGGTGCCCACCGCTCCCGAAGCGAGCCCATAAAAGCGTCTTTCTACCGAACTCATGATGGCATTGGTATTGGGGGAGGAAAAGAGGGCGAAACCAAATCCGGTCAGGGCCAGATAAAAGACCACCCACCCTACCGCCAGGTTGTTGCTGATGGTCGAGAGAAGAACCAACCCGATGGTGGTCACTCCCATCCCGATGGAGGCTACAATCCGGGGTTCGATGCGATCCGATAATCTTCCGGCAAAAGGGGAAAAGACGGCCATCATAAAAGGTTGGGCGATCAGGATCAGGCCCGTGGATTGGGGGCTTAAGCCCTTCACCTGTTGAAAATAGAGGCTAAGCAGAAAGGTCATGGCAAAAGTGGCGCAATAATGGATCAGGGCGGCCAGGTTGGAAAAAGCGAAGGCTCGATTGGTGGTAAAGAGCTTTACTTGAAAGACCGGCAACCTGGTCCGAATCTCCCATCGGACAAAGATCACGATACCCATAAAACCCAGCAAGGAGATCCATAAACCCTTGATGGTCGGCAGTTTAGACAGGCCGTATATCAAGACCAGGATAGCCGCTCCATAGAGGATTGACCCGGTTAAATCAAAGGATTCTCCTTTGGCGTCGGCCCAATCCTCTTTTATTTTACTCATAAGGAGAAAGATAATAATGAACCCAAAAGGAAGATGGATCAGAAAAACACTTCTCCAAGTCAGATAATGGGTCAAAATCCCACCCAGGAAAGGGCCGAGGGTGAGACCCAAATAAACGGCCGCCACGTTGATCCCCAGAACCCTCCCTCTTTCCCGGGGGGGAAAGACCGAGGTCAGGATGGCGATTCCCGTGGCAAAGATCATGGAGCCGCCGAGCCCTTGAAAGATTCGGAACAGGATCAGCGCAGGACCGGAGAACGCCAGACCGGACAGAAGAGAGGCGATGGTAAAAATGAGAATCCCATAGGTGAAAATTTTTTTCCTTCCGTAGATATCAGCCAGTCTGCCGAAAGGTACCAGGACCATAACCGAGGCCAAAAGAAAGGAA includes:
- a CDS encoding (2Fe-2S)-binding protein; protein product: MISLKVNGKKYKVDVPKDTTLLWVLRDHLNLMGTKYGCGIGECGTCTVHVNGKAERSCSILVGDVQGKAITTIEGLPQNHPVKQAWIQEQVVQCGYCQPGIIMQVAALLDSEKTPTPEKIITRMDDVICRCGSYPRIKKGIKTAVEIKRKEGRKS
- a CDS encoding xanthine dehydrogenase family protein molybdopterin-binding subunit, with translation MKPSLTRRQFLKGSLTVTGLTIAVSVGPWGTRLLNASQSKEALKGFKPNVWYEITPDNLVTTFIGNSEMGQGTHTGLSMILADELEADWKQVRVKQGPAAKAYFSPFMHLQITVGSASVRGFYEPLRQAGAAGRAMMLMAAASKWKVPEKECQAIQGMVKHKKSGRSLTYGQLCLEAAKLQVPKDPPLKKETEFRYIGQPVPRVDIPSKVSGKAVFGLDVNMPDLHLAVLARPPAYGAKPLSFDEKAAEQVKGVVKVIPTPHGIAVCAKSLDAAWKGRDALKVKWDQGTHPRLDNDFIEKTLMEELNKPGAKVVEKGDLKKALEGAGKKVQSTYFVPYVAHTTMEPMNCTAHVRPDQCDVWVPTQSQTVAQIVASQISGLPPEKVNIHTTHMGCGLGRRAAPDFVVEAVIASKVIGKPVKVMWTREEDIKYDPFRAATSQRIEAGLDNQGQLIGWSHKAVCSSLMKDIDPKAVQNGIDFMSLWGLVDFPGSPDGNRIFYEIPNFYLEFLISELPVPVAPWRSVQNGPNAFVVECFMDEMAQAAGKDPLTFRLDHLKGDQRAQNVLKVAAEKAGWGKPLAKGQGRGIAQHHCFGTYVAQVAEVAVNEKTGALKVNRVVAAVDCGLAVNPDIIKAQIEGAIIIGLSTVFKEEVQFANGGVKSANFDDYSVIRMSQVPEIEVHIIKSKEKVGGIGEPGVPPIAPAVVNAVFNATGARIRQIPLTPDRILAAIRKK
- a CDS encoding helix-turn-helix transcriptional regulator, translating into MKEPILHGKEIFMGDEPSHLKELSEIPWQSQIKDPPNISISVREKEVLQWVELGKSTLEISLILGISPRTVNSYIYNIMEKLEAVNRPQMVAIALRKGLLQ
- a CDS encoding MBL fold metallo-hydrolase → MIVRQIPVGSYDVFSYLIGCPKTGEAMVIDPGGDVNHIIALAQKEDLHIKYIFNTHHHFDHTTGNEALKKRTGAKIVRHALEDDLVSGSPKADIRLKDEKTFKVGEITFQIFHTPGHTPGGLCLYAEGQLFTGDTLFVGDSGRTDLPGGHRPTLGASIRRLMKLPDDTIVWPGHDYGPTPSSTIGNEKRTNVNAKEYGYFVRD
- a CDS encoding MFS transporter; protein product: MDQKSVQNSALIIAVLTSFMTPFMGSAINIALPDIAREFNMDAITLSWVATSFLLASVMVLVPFGRLADIYGRKKIFTYGILIFTIASLLSGLAFSGPALILFRIFQGLGGSMIFATGIAILTSVFPPRERGRVLGINVAAVYLGLTLGPFLGGILTHYLTWRSVFLIHLPFGFIIIFLLMSKIKEDWADAKGESFDLTGSILYGAAILVLIYGLSKLPTIKGLWISLLGFMGIVIFVRWEIRTRLPVFQVKLFTTNRAFAFSNLAALIHYCATFAMTFLLSLYFQQVKGLSPQSTGLILIAQPFMMAVFSPFAGRLSDRIEPRIVASIGMGVTTIGLVLLSTISNNLAVGWVVFYLALTGFGFALFSSPNTNAIMSSVERRFYGLASGAVGTMRQLGMIISMAIVTSVLSVLIGPVPISPDNYQAFLKGMKWAFMIFTVFCFVGIFASLSRGKMRNAEELSKSSLNS